One part of the Melioribacteraceae bacterium genome encodes these proteins:
- a CDS encoding 4Fe-4S dicluster domain-containing protein, with amino-acid sequence MMNESRRKFLKTTALVGAGVTGLSTKSVKAGPKNILAEDRMGVLVDTTVCIGCRKCEWACKTAHDLPTAPLESYDDRSVFAKMRRPDDISLTIVNEYPPLGTEDFPVNVKVQCMHCDKPACVSACIVGAFTKEENGSVIWDTDKCIGCRYCMVACPFQIPAFEFEKAWHPEIRKCDFCFERTKVGKLPACVEICPMEVLTYGTRKSLIELADQRISLYPERYHKHIYGEYEVGGTAWLYLASRDFAELQFPKLGTNPAPGVSEAIQHGIFAYFVPPIALYALLGGVMWINKKKAESNKEKEGHHE; translated from the coding sequence ATGATGAATGAATCCCGCAGAAAATTTCTGAAAACTACTGCGCTGGTTGGAGCCGGAGTAACGGGACTTTCTACAAAGTCTGTTAAAGCCGGACCCAAAAATATCCTTGCTGAAGACAGGATGGGTGTCCTTGTCGATACGACAGTATGTATTGGATGCAGAAAATGCGAATGGGCTTGTAAGACTGCACATGACCTTCCAACCGCTCCGCTTGAAAGCTATGACGACAGATCAGTATTTGCAAAAATGCGCAGACCCGATGATATATCACTAACAATTGTTAACGAATATCCTCCTTTAGGAACCGAGGATTTTCCGGTTAATGTTAAAGTTCAGTGTATGCATTGCGACAAACCGGCATGCGTTTCCGCATGTATTGTCGGCGCATTTACTAAAGAAGAAAACGGTTCGGTAATCTGGGATACTGATAAATGTATCGGCTGCCGGTACTGCATGGTAGCATGTCCATTTCAGATTCCTGCATTTGAATTTGAAAAAGCATGGCATCCAGAAATTCGTAAATGCGATTTCTGTTTCGAAAGAACTAAAGTCGGTAAACTCCCTGCCTGTGTTGAAATCTGTCCTATGGAAGTTCTGACTTACGGAACCAGAAAATCGCTTATTGAATTAGCAGATCAGAGAATAAGTCTTTACCCCGAACGATATCATAAACATATTTACGGTGAATATGAAGTTGGAGGTACTGCATGGCTTTATTTGGCAAGCAGGGATTTCGCCGAACTCCAGTTTCCAAAACTCGGTACAAATCCCGCCCCCGGCGTCAGCGAAGCCATTCAGCATGGAATCTTCGCATACTTTGTACCTCCAATCGCTCTATACGCTCTACTCGGAGGTGTGATGTGGATAAATAAGAAAAAAGCTGAATCGAATAAAGAGAAGGAGGGACATCATGAGTGA
- a CDS encoding bifunctional 3-deoxy-7-phosphoheptulonate synthase/chorismate mutase, whose translation MKKSKSTDIEKLRMLINRVDEDLLTLLSERRRLSREVFLAKESTKSPIRDQMREEELLKRLIRIGKKEGLDSTYISRIFYEIIEDSVRLQQKFVQGLVVGKSKSDNLKIAIQGIQGSYSFLAANKYFRHTKQKLDFEFKKRFDEVIESVEKGDADLAVLPIENTTSGGINEVYDLLLNTTLSIIGEEKFEVKHCLVGTGDSDLQKIRKIYAHHQAASQCSRFIESVKNASVEYFFDTAMSVRKVKEEKNKYYTAIASEEAAKLFGLKILKKNIANQKENYTRFLVVSSKSEIVDKRIPCKTSLIMATSHLPGSLAEALNVFRKYNVNLTKLESRPIIGNAWEEMFYLDFEGNVQDELIQKVIDELGQHTRFLKILGSYPSQDLVRTKIDQHKLNGTEIQQSKNIIQQIKEPSVISSKKSRSYKLASREYKQEDTIIKIKDILIGGNNFVVIAGPCSVESKEMIMECAQEARENGAHILRGGCFKPRTSPYSFQGLGMDALEDLTSAGKYYDLPVITEVLDTPYVSMVAKTSDIIQIGARNMQNFALLKEVGKTQRPVLLKRGIMASIDELLNAAEYILSQGNRQVILCERGIRTFETATRNTLDISAIPVLKELTHLPIIVDPSHAVGQRDKVAPLAKAAKIVGAHGIMIEIHPDPEKALSDGDQSLYFNQFEELMKELADL comes from the coding sequence ATGAAAAAAAGTAAATCGACAGATATTGAAAAACTCAGGATGCTGATTAATCGGGTTGACGAAGACCTTCTGACACTCCTCTCTGAACGCAGAAGACTTAGCAGGGAAGTGTTTTTAGCAAAGGAATCAACAAAAAGTCCCATACGCGACCAAATGAGAGAAGAAGAACTTCTGAAACGACTTATCAGAATTGGAAAGAAAGAGGGACTTGATTCGACTTACATATCGAGGATTTTTTATGAGATCATTGAAGATTCTGTTCGCCTCCAGCAGAAATTTGTTCAGGGTTTAGTAGTAGGAAAAAGCAAATCTGATAACCTCAAAATTGCAATTCAAGGAATACAGGGTTCATACAGTTTTCTCGCAGCAAATAAATACTTCAGACATACCAAACAGAAACTGGATTTTGAATTCAAGAAAAGATTTGATGAAGTAATTGAATCCGTTGAAAAAGGAGATGCTGATCTTGCGGTCCTTCCGATCGAAAATACTACTTCGGGCGGCATTAACGAAGTGTACGATCTTCTTTTAAATACTACTCTTTCAATCATCGGTGAAGAGAAATTTGAAGTGAAACATTGTCTTGTGGGAACGGGTGATTCAGATCTTCAAAAAATCAGAAAAATATATGCCCACCATCAGGCTGCTTCGCAATGCAGCCGTTTTATCGAGAGTGTAAAAAACGCTTCCGTAGAGTATTTTTTTGATACCGCAATGTCGGTACGGAAAGTGAAAGAGGAGAAGAATAAATATTACACTGCAATAGCAAGCGAAGAAGCTGCTAAACTGTTCGGTTTGAAAATTTTGAAAAAGAATATTGCTAATCAGAAAGAAAATTATACGCGCTTCCTGGTTGTTTCCTCAAAATCTGAAATAGTTGATAAAAGAATTCCTTGTAAAACTTCTCTTATAATGGCCACTTCTCATTTACCGGGATCTCTTGCAGAAGCTCTTAATGTATTCAGGAAGTATAATGTTAATCTGACAAAACTTGAATCGAGACCGATAATTGGAAACGCATGGGAAGAGATGTTCTACCTCGATTTTGAAGGTAATGTTCAGGATGAATTAATTCAGAAAGTAATTGATGAACTTGGGCAGCATACTAGATTTCTTAAAATTCTCGGAAGCTATCCCTCCCAGGATTTAGTAAGGACAAAGATTGATCAGCATAAACTTAACGGGACGGAAATACAACAGTCAAAAAATATAATTCAACAAATTAAAGAACCATCAGTTATTAGTAGTAAAAAATCGAGAAGTTATAAACTTGCAAGCAGGGAATACAAACAGGAAGACACAATTATCAAAATTAAGGATATCCTGATAGGAGGAAATAATTTTGTGGTTATTGCGGGTCCTTGTTCAGTTGAATCGAAAGAAATGATTATGGAATGTGCGCAGGAAGCAAGAGAAAACGGTGCTCATATTCTGCGCGGCGGATGTTTTAAACCAAGAACCTCTCCTTATAGTTTTCAAGGACTCGGAATGGACGCGCTGGAAGATTTAACATCTGCGGGCAAATATTATGATTTGCCGGTTATAACCGAAGTGTTGGATACGCCATATGTATCGATGGTCGCAAAAACTTCGGATATTATTCAGATTGGTGCCAGAAACATGCAGAATTTTGCGCTTCTTAAAGAAGTCGGAAAAACCCAGAGACCTGTATTGTTAAAAAGGGGAATAATGGCATCAATCGATGAGTTGCTTAATGCGGCCGAATATATCCTTTCGCAGGGAAACCGGCAGGTGATTCTGTGTGAGCGAGGAATACGCACATTCGAAACGGCCACCCGAAATACTCTCGATATTAGTGCGATACCTGTGCTGAAAGAACTGACTCATCTGCCGATTATTGTAGATCCTTCACATGCAGTAGGGCAACGAGATAAAGTCGCACCCTTAGCCAAAGCGGCAAAAATTGTCGGGGCACACGGAATTATGATTGAAATCCATCCCGATCCCGAAAAGGCATTGAGCGACGGCGATCAATCCCTTTATTTTAATCAGTTTGAAGAATTGATGAAAGAGCTTGCGGATTTGTAA
- a CDS encoding PspC domain-containing protein: protein MNLKRASDRYLGGVCGGIAEHLGINPWIIRIVWAFLTLITFMIPGLFVYLILWNTMQSPDE, encoded by the coding sequence ATGAATCTTAAACGAGCAAGCGACCGGTATCTCGGCGGTGTATGCGGGGGAATTGCAGAGCACCTGGGAATTAATCCCTGGATTATTAGAATTGTATGGGCATTTTTAACACTGATTACATTTATGATTCCGGGTTTATTTGTTTATCTGATACTCTGGAATACGATGCAGTCACCCGACGAATAA
- a CDS encoding cupin domain-containing protein: MEISVRNIYEGIPDRIDQEFLEVLMENNSFRIERIISRGHSSPQNYWYDQPSNEFVLLISGSAEIKFEKEKTIYLKPGDYLAIPARKKHRVEKTDPAVDTVWFTIHY; the protein is encoded by the coding sequence ATGGAGATTTCTGTAAGGAATATTTACGAGGGAATTCCAGATAGAATTGATCAGGAATTTCTCGAGGTGTTAATGGAGAATAATTCGTTCAGGATTGAAAGGATAATATCGCGAGGACATTCTTCACCGCAAAATTACTGGTATGATCAACCTTCAAATGAATTTGTACTTTTAATATCCGGCAGTGCTGAAATAAAATTCGAAAAAGAAAAAACTATTTATCTAAAGCCGGGAGATTATCTCGCGATACCCGCCCGGAAAAAGCATCGCGTTGAAAAAACCGATCCCGCTGTAGATACTGTATGGTTTACAATTCACTATTGA
- a CDS encoding thiamine pyrophosphate-dependent enzyme, which yields MKTTAAHAIAQALIDLGVEIVTHVPGYGGTETFQAYNELSMKLNKYSFHEEVAFTIAHGASICGKRSASMMKSHGLLKAANSLMDSLYAETTAGFVTLIFEDKSGKHSDNILEIIPVLQGLPMKFIQSSTADIYDDVINAFHESELEKRPVALLINALEIKNEVSFEKKSNLSKKFIYRRDIYQHVVHPMLSDYQYKVFLAKKLGGDQTTIARPDLPIVPVDFPERAKNTAVKYAPLFDVFKNFRGEVVTGDTSGSSSFAFPPYDCIDIVTYMGGSIPLAIGAYMAGFKNVWALTGDFGFIAAGSLGLIELLNREIPIKILLFYNKQAAATGGQLINRKILRHLLAGFEKNMMHIANPLDPFEVESVLKEASTSNEFKLIIADYPE from the coding sequence ATGAAGACTACCGCCGCACATGCTATTGCTCAAGCGCTTATCGATTTAGGTGTTGAGATTGTTACACACGTCCCGGGGTATGGAGGGACAGAGACATTCCAGGCATATAATGAACTGAGTATGAAGCTTAACAAATACTCTTTTCATGAAGAAGTTGCGTTCACAATTGCCCATGGCGCAAGCATTTGCGGTAAAAGATCCGCTTCAATGATGAAATCGCACGGACTTCTGAAAGCCGCGAACAGTCTAATGGACTCTCTCTATGCCGAGACTACAGCCGGATTTGTTACACTGATATTTGAGGATAAGAGCGGAAAACATTCAGACAATATTCTGGAAATAATCCCGGTGCTTCAGGGTTTGCCGATGAAATTTATTCAGTCGTCAACAGCTGATATATACGATGATGTTATAAATGCATTTCACGAATCTGAATTGGAGAAAAGGCCTGTAGCGCTCTTAATCAATGCGCTTGAAATAAAAAATGAAGTTTCATTTGAAAAGAAAAGCAACCTTTCAAAAAAATTTATTTACCGAAGAGATATTTATCAGCATGTAGTCCATCCAATGCTTTCGGATTATCAGTACAAAGTTTTTCTTGCAAAAAAATTAGGCGGCGATCAGACAACGATTGCAAGGCCCGACCTCCCGATAGTCCCTGTTGATTTTCCCGAACGGGCAAAGAACACAGCGGTAAAATACGCGCCGTTATTCGACGTATTTAAGAACTTCAGAGGAGAAGTCGTTACTGGAGATACAAGCGGATCGAGTTCGTTTGCGTTTCCTCCTTACGACTGTATCGATATTGTGACATATATGGGCGGAAGCATACCGCTTGCTATCGGAGCATATATGGCAGGTTTTAAAAATGTATGGGCGTTAACAGGCGATTTCGGATTTATTGCCGCCGGTTCGCTTGGACTGATAGAATTATTAAACAGGGAAATTCCGATTAAGATACTTCTGTTTTACAATAAACAGGCAGCCGCGACAGGCGGTCAGTTAATAAACAGAAAGATTTTACGGCACCTGCTTGCCGGATTCGAAAAAAATATGATGCACATTGCAAATCCGCTCGATCCTTTCGAAGTCGAATCGGTGCTGAAGGAAGCGAGCACATCAAATGAATTCAAATTAATAATTGCGGATTACCCGGAATAA
- a CDS encoding mechanosensitive ion channel — protein MHQVFKKWRDCFIKTLQKLVEQFSWLDNEIKFLAVILLAIFSYYITKQFVIKIIRKLVKSTNTNLDDILFSSRVLNRVSYFVPLFIIHYFTYLLPDQINLLKLLVSSFGILIFISVLTALLNSLSDYFEKTEKYKERPIKGYFQVVIIILYIFGTILLIGNLVGESPWAILTGLGALTAVLLLVFRDTILSFVASIQISSYDLVKVGDWVEVPKYNADGDVIDISLNVIKIQNWDKTITVVPTYKLIEDSFKNWRGMTLSGGRRIKRAIYIDQSSVKFCSAEMLSRFSKYALIKNYLDIKQKEISEFNREKNFDESVLVNGRRLTNLGTFRAYLIEYLKQRDDIRKDLTFMVRQLSPGSEGIPIEIYIFTSTTDWARYENIQADIFDHILAVVPQFDLSIFQNPTGSDFKEALFKSN, from the coding sequence TTGCATCAGGTATTTAAAAAATGGAGGGACTGCTTTATCAAGACTCTTCAAAAATTAGTAGAGCAATTCAGCTGGTTAGATAACGAAATAAAATTTCTGGCAGTAATTCTTCTTGCAATTTTCTCCTATTATATCACCAAACAATTTGTTATTAAGATCATCAGAAAACTTGTTAAATCGACCAATACCAATCTGGATGATATCCTGTTCAGTTCAAGGGTATTAAACAGGGTTTCTTATTTCGTTCCGCTCTTTATAATTCACTATTTCACATATCTCCTCCCCGATCAGATAAATCTTCTTAAACTTCTTGTCAGTTCGTTCGGAATATTGATATTCATTTCCGTATTAACGGCATTACTTAATTCATTGAGCGATTATTTCGAGAAAACTGAAAAATATAAAGAACGTCCGATCAAAGGGTATTTTCAGGTAGTTATAATAATTCTTTACATTTTCGGCACTATACTTCTGATAGGCAATCTGGTCGGTGAATCGCCGTGGGCAATTCTGACCGGTCTGGGCGCACTGACGGCAGTTCTTCTATTAGTATTCAGAGATACGATCTTATCTTTTGTCGCAAGTATTCAGATCTCATCCTACGACCTTGTTAAAGTCGGCGATTGGGTTGAAGTGCCGAAATATAATGCCGACGGTGACGTGATTGATATTTCACTCAACGTAATCAAAATCCAAAACTGGGATAAAACAATAACGGTGGTCCCGACTTACAAACTAATAGAAGATTCGTTCAAGAACTGGCGAGGAATGACATTATCGGGCGGACGAAGAATTAAGCGTGCTATTTACATCGATCAATCAAGCGTAAAATTCTGTTCTGCGGAAATGCTTTCCAGGTTTTCGAAATATGCTCTGATCAAGAATTACCTTGATATTAAACAGAAGGAAATCAGCGAGTTCAACAGAGAAAAAAATTTTGATGAATCCGTTTTAGTAAACGGAAGAAGATTAACCAATCTCGGTACTTTTCGTGCATACCTTATAGAGTATTTAAAACAGAGGGATGATATAAGAAAGGATCTTACCTTTATGGTCCGCCAGCTTTCTCCCGGTTCGGAAGGAATTCCGATCGAGATTTACATTTTTACTTCAACAACCGACTGGGCGAGATATGAAAACATCCAAGCTGATATATTCGATCACATACTGGCAGTTGTACCTCAATTTGATTTGAGTATTTTTCAGAATCCGACAGGAAGCGATTTTAAAGAAGCCCTTTTTAAAAGCAATTAA
- a CDS encoding EamA family transporter, translated as MKKNENFKAYLAWISICIIWGTTYLAIRIGVEDMPPVLFAGFRWIIAGPILFTLLRLKGMPLPKKGDLIPMAIVGLALLGIGNGFVVFAEQSVPSGLTSLLITTVPFWIVGMEAFMPKGTRLNALTLTGLLLGLAGIVLIFGGDVESLVEPEFLAGIISLMIAVVGWSAGTLYSKYKKVSVHPLMGASVQMIIAGAIMTLFGIAIGETSSFHFTGESLIAFIYLIIFGSIIGYASYIYAVAHLPVSLVSTYAYVNPIIALFLGWLVLDEKITTEIFIGAAIILGGVALVKKGTSLKRAGLVKE; from the coding sequence ATGAAGAAGAATGAAAATTTTAAAGCATATCTTGCCTGGATTTCGATCTGTATCATCTGGGGAACAACATATCTGGCAATTCGGATTGGTGTTGAAGATATGCCTCCGGTACTCTTTGCGGGATTCAGATGGATTATTGCAGGGCCGATTTTATTTACACTTCTCCGTTTAAAAGGTATGCCCCTTCCTAAAAAGGGGGATCTCATACCGATGGCGATTGTTGGACTCGCGCTCCTTGGGATCGGGAACGGATTCGTTGTCTTTGCTGAACAATCCGTACCGAGCGGTTTAACATCCCTGCTTATTACAACCGTCCCTTTCTGGATTGTTGGAATGGAAGCTTTTATGCCGAAGGGAACCAGATTAAACGCACTTACACTTACAGGATTATTGCTTGGATTAGCAGGAATCGTTCTGATTTTCGGAGGAGATGTTGAAAGTCTTGTAGAACCGGAATTCTTGGCGGGAATTATCAGTCTGATGATTGCAGTCGTTGGCTGGTCGGCAGGTACTCTTTATTCAAAATATAAGAAAGTAAGTGTTCACCCTTTGATGGGTGCTTCGGTTCAAATGATTATTGCCGGTGCGATTATGACTTTATTCGGAATTGCAATTGGGGAAACATCTTCATTCCATTTTACAGGCGAGAGCCTGATCGCATTTATTTACCTGATTATCTTCGGCTCGATTATCGGTTATGCTTCTTATATTTATGCCGTAGCTCATCTTCCGGTTTCCCTGGTATCAACCTATGCATATGTAAATCCTATTATTGCGCTTTTCCTCGGCTGGCTTGTACTGGATGAAAAGATTACTACGGAGATATTCATAGGAGCTGCAATAATTCTTGGCGGTGTTGCATTAGTTAAAAAAGGGACTTCTTTGAAAAGAGCCGGACTTGTAAAGGAATAG
- a CDS encoding AMP nucleosidase, which translates to MKTKLQIAKNWLPRYTGTKIDEFGDYLLLTNFHNYVTKFADRFKCDINGVGRPMQTATNSKGLSIINFGIGSANAATIMDLLVARSPKGVLFLGKCGGLKHSTEIGHFILPTAAIRGDGTSDDYFPPEVPALPSFKLHKFVSDKILKRKLEYRTGVIYTTNRRVWEWDNEFKKYLKKLGAIGIDMETATLFVVGYANQIARGALLLVSDLPMIPEGVKTEESDRIVTQKFLDLHLEIGIDAMTDVGVKGEQIKHFIY; encoded by the coding sequence ATGAAAACAAAACTTCAAATAGCAAAGAACTGGCTCCCGCGTTACACAGGGACAAAGATTGATGAATTCGGAGATTACCTGCTGCTGACCAATTTTCACAACTATGTAACGAAATTTGCGGATAGGTTTAAGTGCGATATTAACGGAGTGGGCCGGCCAATGCAGACAGCAACAAACAGCAAAGGACTTTCAATTATAAATTTCGGAATAGGGTCGGCCAACGCAGCAACTATAATGGATCTTCTAGTTGCCCGTTCACCTAAAGGAGTTTTGTTCCTCGGCAAATGCGGAGGACTTAAACATTCAACTGAGATAGGACATTTCATACTGCCAACAGCAGCAATAAGGGGAGATGGAACGAGTGACGATTATTTTCCTCCTGAAGTGCCGGCACTTCCGTCTTTCAAGCTGCATAAATTCGTATCGGATAAAATTCTTAAGAGAAAACTTGAATACCGAACAGGTGTAATCTACACAACTAACAGACGCGTCTGGGAATGGGATAACGAATTCAAAAAGTATCTTAAAAAACTCGGCGCTATCGGTATTGATATGGAAACCGCTACTCTATTTGTTGTTGGATACGCCAATCAGATTGCACGTGGGGCTCTTTTACTAGTTTCGGATCTTCCGATGATTCCTGAAGGTGTTAAAACGGAAGAGTCGGATAGAATTGTGACTCAGAAGTTTTTAGACCTTCACCTGGAAATTGGAATTGATGCAATGACGGATGTAGGGGTTAAAGGAGAACAGATAAAACACTTTATTTATTGA
- a CDS encoding phosphatase PAP2 family protein, whose protein sequence is MVDVLYQIDLSIFYFINHTLSTPILDKFFTFTTEVKHWYIAYIILFFISIFKGGRIGKIAAAGMILLVIVSDQLSSTFLKDFFQRVRPCNALPDVNILAGCTGSYSFPSSHAVNNFAAALFFGKIFPKLRWILISVASLMALSRPYVGVHYPSDVLGGAIIGAILGYIFALLVIRIDNYFENKNKMITDKFERIKSI, encoded by the coding sequence ATGGTAGATGTTCTTTATCAAATTGACCTTTCGATTTTCTATTTTATAAACCACACCCTCTCAACACCGATTCTGGATAAATTTTTCACATTCACTACCGAAGTCAAGCACTGGTATATAGCATATATCATACTTTTTTTTATTTCTATCTTCAAAGGGGGAAGAATCGGCAAGATAGCAGCTGCCGGAATGATTCTGCTGGTTATAGTTTCAGATCAGCTGAGCAGCACATTTCTAAAGGATTTTTTCCAGCGGGTACGCCCATGCAATGCTCTTCCTGATGTTAACATTTTAGCCGGATGCACCGGATCGTATTCGTTTCCTTCATCACATGCCGTAAACAATTTTGCGGCCGCACTCTTCTTCGGAAAGATTTTTCCCAAATTAAGATGGATATTAATATCAGTAGCATCATTAATGGCCCTCTCCAGGCCATATGTCGGAGTTCATTATCCCTCCGATGTTTTAGGCGGGGCAATAATCGGAGCTATTCTGGGATATATCTTTGCATTACTAGTTATAAGAATTGATAATTATTTCGAGAATAAAAACAAAATGATTACTGATAAATTCGAAAGAATAAAATCGATTTAG